The Granulicella arctica genome segment GCACGACTTTACACAGCGATGGGCGATAAGAACAAAGCTGATCTGGAATTTTCCAAGACAAAGGAGCTGCATAACAGAGCAGCGGAGTTGCTGGTCCAAAAAGTAAACGGGACGATAGCCGTCACCCCACAGTAGCGTGTATGTTCAAGCATCGAAAATGCGCCGCAGATTAATAAACCTGCGGCGCATTCTTACATTGGGTTAGAAGAGTAGCTTGCCGCCGAACTGGAACTTCCGTGCATCCCAGGTTGAGGTGACTTGTCCGAAGTTGCTATCCAGGAAGCCAGTATCGATATTCTGAAACTGAGTGTGGTTGAAGGTGTTGAAGGACTCAGCACGGATCTGCAATCTGAGGTTTTCTCCGTGGAGCGGGAACGATTTGAAGAGTGCAAGGTTGGTATTGAAGCGGCCAGGCCCAACAACCTTGTCCTTGCCTGAATTGCCGAATCCTGCGTTTACTCCCTGAGTCGCTCCGCTACTCCATGCTGCAATAGGGGCCGAAAATGCGGCCTTATTGAAGTATTCCGCAAAGCTCTTCGGGCCAATCGTCGATGTCCCGGATACTAGGTTTGCACGGTTGGTTGTTCCGCCACCGAGACCGATCGTATCTGTAGCGTAAGTAATGGCTTCAGGAATTCCGCTGTTCGCGATTGTAATTCCCGAGACCTGCCAACCGCTCAGGGCCTCACGTTCCAAAGCATTGCTGGAGTGCTTGAAGAACGGCAGATCGTAGATGTAGTTCGCGCTGAAGATATGCCGACGATCGAGAGAGCCCGATCCACGGTCATAGCCAACGTTGAAGGGATTGGAGAGCGTCGTAAGATCTCCGTTCGCCACATCAATCTCATGCGACCAGGTATAGGAGAGCTGCACAGTCAGACCGTGTTTATTCTCCGCGCGAAGTCCAGCCTGAAGTGAGTGATAGCTCGAGTTAGTCGTTTGTTCTTCCTGTGTGATGCCCGCATACCCGAGATACTGCCGATACTGATTTGTGACGACAGTACCCGCTGCAACGCTTTCGCGATAAGGACTGTTCAAGGGCAAGGTATTGATAGCGCGGTCATCGCTCTGATGCCATGAGGTCGTGCCTACATACTGCAAGACTGCAATAACCGCAGGTGCGACCTCTTGCTGAACACCAAGACTGAACATGGCAACACCTGGAAGAGGATAGTTATATGCAAGGTTTGTAATGCTTGCGGGGAAAGGATCGGGCGATGCGATGACACCTGTTGTCGCACTCTGCGTTGTGTTGGAGAAATAGACGTTGTTTGATGATGGCTGATAGGAGAAGGGAGGATTGCCGCCGGCGTCATAGGAGTCATTTCCCTGGATTCGTTCGAAGAACAGACCGAACCCGCCACGAATCACTGTTTTTCCGTCTCCATACGGGTCTAAGGCAAAGCCAATTCGAGGCTGGAGTGATCCATAATCGTTCTTGACGCCACCACGTGGGAATCCGTCGACTCCAGCAAGTTGTATTCCGTTGAGATAGAACGGAGTTGAAATACCAGCTGCCGTAACAAAACCGGGACCATTAGGGTTCAATGTACCGTCAGCTGCTGGCTTTTGCAGGTTGGCTGCGCTGTAATCGGCGGGTACAAAGTTAGCAAACTTATTGAACCGTTCATAGTTATGAGGCAGAGCGTCATATCGGAGTCCGAGGTTCAATGTCAGGTTCTTCAAAATCTTCCAGTTATCCTGAGCATAGCCCGAGTAACTGTTATTTACCCAGTGAAGACCATTCAACGCCTGTAACTGAGTAAAGGTTGCAGCATCTCCTAGAAGGAAGTTGACATAGGAGTCATTCGAGAACGAAGAGTTATTGAAGGCATACGTTCCCTGCGTATTGGACTGGAGCTGTTGGTTCTTGATGAAGTGCATCCAGGATGCACCGAACTTCAGACTATGACGACCTATCGTCCAGGACAGATCGTCTCGGGTCTGGAAGTCCATCGCGGCATTCTTCCAAGGATAGTAAGACGAGCTCCAGTTCGTACTGTATGGAGCTCCCAGGTCGATCTCGGGGAGTCGATTCAGAGGGTTATTTCCGGTGAAAAAAGTCTGCGTGCTGAAGTCGCTAGGTGCAGCATAGTTTCCTGTCGGGGTAATCGTGAGCTTGTTACCGTCAAAGTTGAACGCTGTTTCGTTGAGAAGATTCGGCGACAAGGTTTGGGTGAGCTTCACGACAGCGGCCCATGCAGGATTCTGCATAACACTCCCTACCGTTGGGTAAGAGTCATCGCTCCATAGAGGAGGAAACAGGGTCTGCGAGTTGGCGTCGTGGATATAGTTACCCATCAACTGCAGCTTTTCATTAATGGTGTGATCGATGCGGACCAAATCCTCACGAACATAGGTTGGCGCACTGACAGATGTACTGAATTGGTTTCCGCCATTGGATGCATTCGGCTTAGGAAAGACGCCTGTATTGAGCATTGCGACAACATTCGAGTCAATTAGATTGGCTGGAATGATATTGCCCGGAAAAGCTTGTCCAGCGGTTAGACCATCTTGCGCATAGAGAGCGAGCTTGGCTGGGTCTTTCGTTCCCGGCACAATGGGAGCTGTATTGTTCGGCAGAGGCGTGTATGTAAGGTCCTGACCGGCAGTTGGAAAATTCGAAGCTAGAATCGTGTTCACCGAGGAGGGTGCGCTTCCCTGAATGTTGCGACGGTCTTCCTCATTGACGAAAAAGAAGGTTCTGTTGCGAGCATTGTTGTAGAGATGCGGAATAAACAGCGGGCCACCAATGTTGCCGCCGAAAACGTTTACACGAAGCTCAGGCTTTTTCTGACCATTCATCTTCGAGATGTAGTTATTCGCATCGAATGCTTCGTTACGATTGAACTCCCAGAGACCGCCGTGATAATCGCGCGTTCCGGACTTGAGGACCATGAGAATCTGTCCGCCAGAGCCGATGCCATAGTCGGGGCTGTAGTTACTGGTGAGGGTCTGAAACTGTGCGATAGAGTCCTGCGATACGAGAATACTGAAGCAGCCACCGCAGCCGCGATCGTAAATCTCTCCGCCGTCGACGAGGTAGATATTGTGGCCCGGGCGCGTTCCATTGAAGCTGATTCCATTGCCTGCAGTCAGAGCCATGACGCCGTTGTAATCAGGAAGATTGTTCGAGACGCCAAGACCTAAAACGGCAAGTGCCGTGATATTACGGCCGTTTGTCGCTAGTTCCGACACTTGGGCTCCGGAGATGAGACTGTCTACCTGGCTGGTTTCCGACTGCACTTGGAGTGCGTCAGCCTGCACGGATACTGTCTGGCCAGTGCTTCCAACCTCTAAAACAATGTTTTGTTGAAGGGTCTGCGCCACATTCAGCACGATACCGGTCGTAGAGGATACTTTGAACCCGGGTGCACTGACAGTAAGCGTGTAGTGCCCGATGCGCAGTGCGGTGAAATTGAATATACCCGAACCATTCGTAACTCCGGATCGTGTGTCATTCGTCTCCGTATTGACGAGTTTGACGGAAGCATTCGGGATCACTGCTCCTGAAGGGTCTGTCGTAGTGCCAATAATGTCTGCGTTCTCCTGTGCGCGTGCAAAGGGCATGAAAAGTAATAACCCGAGCAGACTCGCACAAATCTTGAGGAACCTTACATGCTTCATGAGCATCCTCCAATAAAACTAGATCGACCACTTCTAACCAGCAAACGTTTCCTTGGCGATCACCACTAGATAAATTAAAGCCAATTATTTTGAATAACTCGAGTGTCGGAAACACTCTAGTAAGTGAGCATCTCCTCGTCAAGGACTAAATGCCTTTAGATATTGAGCCTGTGCCGTTACGAAGAAACTCCCAAAAGTATGAACACCCTCCAAAAACATCCGATCGATCTACTTCCGTCCCGGTACTGCTGATTGCACTCATACTCCACTAAAAGATTGATTTTCAATCAAGCATTTTGGATGAATCAAATGACAGAAGCACTCTAGTGAGAGAACATGTCTTCGTCAAGCACTAAATGCTTTTAGATATTGAATTTTCACCGCGACGAGAAATCCGTCATAACCATAAGACAATATTTTCTGAGATGCCTGACGAGCCAGGTAGGCCTTAGCAAAAAGTTTCTGCAACGCTCATGACCGCGGCTGCTTCACTCAGCGCAGCCACACTATATCTGCTTCAGAACATCGTCAGTTTTTTTGAATTAAAGGAAAATATGCATCTTCTTATTGATTTTACATTCTCATCAATGTGCGATATGTTGATGAGAGGAGATTCTTATTATGCCTCTTCCCCTCCCCACGACAGTGCTCTCCGGTTTTCTCGGAGCTGGCAAGACCACACTACTCAATCATGTTCTGAACAACCGCAACGGTCTCCGAGTCGCCGTGATTGTTAATGACATGAGCGAGATCAATATTGACTCGCAACTCATTACGAACAGCGGAGCTGGCCTCTCACGCACAGAAGAGAAGCTCGTTGAGATGACGAATGGTTGCATCTGCTGCACCCTGCGCGACGATCTGCTTCAAGAGGTCTCTCGT includes the following:
- a CDS encoding TonB-dependent receptor, which produces MKHVRFLKICASLLGLLLFMPFARAQENADIIGTTTDPSGAVIPNASVKLVNTETNDTRSGVTNGSGIFNFTALRIGHYTLTVSAPGFKVSSTTGIVLNVAQTLQQNIVLEVGSTGQTVSVQADALQVQSETSQVDSLISGAQVSELATNGRNITALAVLGLGVSNNLPDYNGVMALTAGNGISFNGTRPGHNIYLVDGGEIYDRGCGGCFSILVSQDSIAQFQTLTSNYSPDYGIGSGGQILMVLKSGTRDYHGGLWEFNRNEAFDANNYISKMNGQKKPELRVNVFGGNIGGPLFIPHLYNNARNRTFFFVNEEDRRNIQGSAPSSVNTILASNFPTAGQDLTYTPLPNNTAPIVPGTKDPAKLALYAQDGLTAGQAFPGNIIPANLIDSNVVAMLNTGVFPKPNASNGGNQFSTSVSAPTYVREDLVRIDHTINEKLQLMGNYIHDANSQTLFPPLWSDDSYPTVGSVMQNPAWAAVVKLTQTLSPNLLNETAFNFDGNKLTITPTGNYAAPSDFSTQTFFTGNNPLNRLPEIDLGAPYSTNWSSSYYPWKNAAMDFQTRDDLSWTIGRHSLKFGASWMHFIKNQQLQSNTQGTYAFNNSSFSNDSYVNFLLGDAATFTQLQALNGLHWVNNSYSGYAQDNWKILKNLTLNLGLRYDALPHNYERFNKFANFVPADYSAANLQKPAADGTLNPNGPGFVTAAGISTPFYLNGIQLAGVDGFPRGGVKNDYGSLQPRIGFALDPYGDGKTVIRGGFGLFFERIQGNDSYDAGGNPPFSYQPSSNNVYFSNTTQSATTGVIASPDPFPASITNLAYNYPLPGVAMFSLGVQQEVAPAVIAVLQYVGTTSWHQSDDRAINTLPLNSPYRESVAAGTVVTNQYRQYLGYAGITQEEQTTNSSYHSLQAGLRAENKHGLTVQLSYTWSHEIDVANGDLTTLSNPFNVGYDRGSGSLDRRHIFSANYIYDLPFFKHSSNALEREALSGWQVSGITIANSGIPEAITYATDTIGLGGGTTNRANLVSGTSTIGPKSFAEYFNKAAFSAPIAAWSSGATQGVNAGFGNSGKDKVVGPGRFNTNLALFKSFPLHGENLRLQIRAESFNTFNHTQFQNIDTGFLDSNFGQVTSTWDARKFQFGGKLLF